The Castanea sativa cultivar Marrone di Chiusa Pesio chromosome 11, ASM4071231v1 genome contains a region encoding:
- the LOC142616830 gene encoding uncharacterized protein LOC142616830, giving the protein MDLVKVSKQRFQVMIDDEWESLLTEVSSFCTTHDISILNMDEIFVVSGRPRHNTKQNTNLHHYHVELFYTVIDMQLQELNNRFSKENTDLLLCMACLNPSNSFVAFNKEKLIRLAKFYPSNFLGTDILALDSQLQNYIFDMRSNDFFLELQGVRELAEKLVSTRKHEIYPLVYLLVKLALTLPVATATVERSFSE; this is encoded by the coding sequence ATGGATCTTGTTAAAGTGTCTAAGCAACGATTTCAAGTAATGATAGATGATGAATGGGAATCTTTATTGACTGAAGTGTCTTCATTTTGTACCACACATGATATTTCTATTttgaacatggatgaaatatttgtagttagtgGGAGGCCGCGACACAATactaaacaaaatacaaatttgcatCATTATCATGTTGAGCTATTCTACACAGTCATAGATATGCAACTTCAAGAGCTTAACAACCGTTTTTCTAAGGAAAATACCGATTTGCTACTTTGTATGGCTTGCTTGAATCCAAGTAATTCATTTGTGGCTTTCAATAAGGAAAAGTTGATACGTCTAGCTAAGTTCTATCCTTCTAATTTTCTTGGGACAGATATTTTAGCACTTGACTCTCAACTTCAGAATTACATTTTTGATATGCGCAGCAATGACTTCTTTTTAGAGCTTCAAGGAGTTAGGGAACTTGCTGAAAAGTTAGTGAGCACAAGGAAGCATGAGATATATCCGTTAGTCTATTTGCTTGTGAAGTTAGCTTTGACCCTTCCAGTTGCTACTGCAAcagtagaaagaagtttttcagaatga